The sequence CATTTAAAGAAATGTCATGTTCTGCATCACTTCTACCTTCATTTTGTACTTCAGTATCATCATCCAGATTTTGTACATCATTTTCAACTAAATTCTGTACTCTATTAACATTTAAATGCTCTGTACTTTCCATACATAAACTACCATCTTCTCTTTTACCTTTATCTATTTCAAAAGTTTCCATACCTTCCACAACTTCATTGTAACTTTCTTCCAGAATATCACTTTTCTCATGGCTCATGCACACTTCTTTCCCTCTATCAGTAGCATCTACTAAATCCATACTGGTTTCGccttcaatattattttcatcaattctatCAGATTCAGATAATTCGTTATCTAAGGTTAATAAATGCATCACATCATCGTCTTTACTTGTTGAATTGTCACTATGATGAGCATTCATTTCCTCAAATTGTTTGTCTGTGATCATTGTTCCTTCTACTTGATAACCTTCAATTTTTTCACCATTGCCATCAATAAACTCCAACTCAACAAGCTGAGACTGACCTTTGATTATATCtctcttttctatattttctggACCTTTAAAAGCTCTATttgactgttttaatttttcttgagcGCACTCAAGAACCTGAGAAAGAATTGACTTTGTTGATTTTGATTTTCCTATTGTAAGTTTAACTTCAGCTATTTTTGTGTTACCACCGATGACACCAACAGGAGATAGTGGAGTTTTCTTTACATCTTGTAAATGCTTCTTTCGTTGAACAATTTGCTCGTTCAAtgcttttaaaacatttacttctTTAGATGACACTACATATTTCTCTACTTTTGAATTTTCAGTCACTTCAAACAATACAACTGCATCTGGATCCATCTCAGATTCTTTATTATCCGATTTCAGGCTTTCTAAAACAGCTTCATTAATGATCTCTTGCACAGACATTTTTCCaccatttttattacaatcttttttcaCACTTTCTGATAGAACAGTAGCCAAATCCTCCTCATCTGACTTAGTAGCTTGCATTTCTTTAACAACGAATTGTCGAACACCAAgtgcattttctttcttttcaccaTAAGGCATTAAGGAatcattatttcttttcctttccaTAACAATAGAACCATCCTGTAACACAACACCTTCACCAACTTCATGCCCTTCTAAGGTTCCCTCTGTAACCTGGAATTGGAATTCCTCTTTACCTTCCATAACATTCATCAAAACATCTTCTGTTAACGTGATATAATTTCCATCACCATTATCGATTAAAATAGGTACGTCAGTAGGTAAACCAGCTTCTTTCAAAGCCTCTAAATACTTCATATTGTTGCCTTGGATTGTATCGCCATCCACTTGATACACTAGCGTCTCTCCATCACCCATAATTGAATTTTCACAGGTATTTGAATCTTCATTTTCTGTTTTGATCTTAGAACCAAAATTTTCTGCTTTTGACAATAAAGAAGCTAGTAAAGGTGATTTATCAACATTGTTAGTATTccaaataattgtttgttttgaatCAATAACCGACCTATCTTTTTGATCACACTGTCCAtccatttctttttgtaaattttcaacaGCAATTCTACTCGCTTCTGAATCTTTATAAGCTAAATTGGTTCGGTTATATGCAATGTTTGCTGGATTTCTTCGTCTTCCCCGTCTTCTCGGTTCATAACCCCCCCTGACAGGTCTTGAACCTGCATCACCAGCAGAGAGTGAACCGTTACGGATATAAGGCTTATGTGCTTCTACAATGTTATTGTCCTGAGTAAATACTTTACTGATACGGCTATTTGGATTGATACGAACATTGCGGTTAACAGTCTGCAGTGACTGAGCTGGATTACCAGATAACGATAGAAGAATCTGAGCAGACTCTGTGGGGGGATTGGTTAGAGGTGCCTGTGTAACTGGAACTGCTGCAGGTCTTCGGCCTCTTCCAGCACCAGGCCGCCTTCCTCCTCTACCTGTAATCAACATTTCTATTTAGTATATTATGAGATAACTGTATCAAGTACTCACCTatgatttaaatatgttaatagtttgaaaacattaacaacaaaaccAGTCAATATTACAATCTGAAAAAATTGCATAACTGACTATCCTATGCATAATAAACCACCCtggtaaaaatattcaaatacaattttacatCATATGACTTgtttaataatgtgttatttCACATCAGTGTCTTTCCACAATCTCAGGATGTACTTTGTGTTATAAGTAGAATAATGGTTGGTATGGTTCAAATAAAAACCAATTGAATTTGAAAACTTAGCAAATTCACGTTTTCTAAGTTTCCATGTTAAATTCTGTtcctaattttaaagaaaattaattttgtttaaattatgctaatatattaaaaactcatTCTCCAGCCAAAAATAATCAATACCAGTCACTTCTActcagtttttaaacaaattataagagtaattaaaataaccacttcaaaacagtgtaatataaagtaattaaaatacatatacaaccCTTGGGCAGGCAATAATGGATATATCCGCatacacaaaattttcattcagaaCAATTTGCAGATTTATCTAAATTTGGTTCTAGATTTTACGAGTCTTTAGCTAACAGGAATCTGTTAAAGTTGTAACATATTAATGGAGCTTTTATATCAATTAGTATTACATAATTAACCCaccgaattggtctagtggtgaacgcatcttcccaaaatcagctgatttggaagacgagagttccagcgttcaagtcctatagtcagttatttttacacagatttgaatactagatcgtggataccggtgttctttggtggtagggtttcaattaaccacacatctcaggaatggtcaaactgagactgtacaacacttcacttcatttacactcatacatatcatcctcattcatacctctgaaaggtaattaccagaggctaaacaggaaaaagaaaatgtcTTACATAATTAGTAGTGTTCCACTGTTCTTGTTAATACaatcatgttttttaatcaaattgcCAGCACTGAAAACTGGGTGGGAATGGGAGTGGTTTTCTGAATGGGTTGTTGGGACTCACACTCATGTTATGTCTTTTTGCCTGTGATAGTAAAATTGCGTTTAATGTAAATAGCTCAAATTTTTCTGAAGACATCATTGAAATACCTAATAGATCTATACCGGAGAGTGATAATTCAGTGATAAGGGAATGGGCGTTGAAGAAAGTGATGAAAAATACAGAGACTATGTCACAAGTTCTGATCTTAATAATGTTAGTGTTGTATCACAATTGCAGAGTGTAATAAATGATGATCtaggtgatgatgatgatggaagAGGAACTGAACCATTAAATGACAAGAGAAATAGTGACAGTGATCAGGATAACTGGATTGATGAGAGTTGCAGTGATAATGGacccataaataatataacaattataaataattccaaaCCAATTTTACAAACTTCTTTCAATGAAAACACATTGCCCATAGactatttcagtttgttttttgttgacgATTTACTTGATATGCTCtgagaaaaatagttttactaacaAGCAAAAACTTACCTTAACCAGCCCTAAAAGTAGAATGAAAAAATGGAAAGACACAACAGTTTCTGATTTGAAAGCTTTACTGTGAGTTAATACTCAATATGGGTCTGCATCCATTACACAATGCAACATTTTAAAACTTCTGGAACTATGTTTTACAACTATAAGGTGGTCTTTTCATGCTGATCTTCAGCTGGTCTTTTCAtaagtatttttcatgctgatttcaaatctgATTTTAGTTTATCTGTTATCATGTAAGGTTTTTATCCAACAAAAATCACATCTTTTAAAcagggaaaattattattttagttaaaatttgtgttttgtaacccagtataaaattacaatacactgcaTTAGAATAGACAATGGTATATACTCGCTTAAAAAATGCTAATATGACAATTTAATTCCTCTTCTTCGCTGATTTCACCACTTCAAGTTCTTTCTGACGTGGGTTGAAACTTCTCTTCCTTGATTGTCTCCCTTCACCAGTGCTGTccctttttaacataaaacaaaagtcAGCCACCATGTTTGCATTCCACCTTCCCTGGTATCTCTTTTCCATGTCCTTGATGTCCTGGTGGAAATGTTCTCCTTGTTCTTCACTGACATCACTGAGGTTCGCAGGGAAAAAGTCAATATGTGAATGAGGAAATGAAGCTTCACATTCATGTTACATTCTAATTTCATGAAACTCTGCAACACTGTTTTAACCATGGTTTTGTACTTTGGATGTTTTTTGTTGCCCAAAAAGTTGGCAACTTCTTTAAACGAAATCCAAGCTCTTTTTTTCCACTGGATTCATTGTACTTTCAAACAAATTGTCTTTCATTAAATATCTTATCTGCAGTTCCACAAAGATCCCTTCTTTAAGGTTCCCATAAGAtacttttggaaattttgttGCCAAGTACTAGAACCAGTCACAATCTTTTGGAAGGCCTTTAGTGAATCGTTTCATTAATCTGAGCCTGATGTGCAGAGGAAATAATAGTATCTTACTTGGTTGAACAAGTGATACATTTGTTATGTTCTGTGAACCGAATTGGAGAGTTTTTCTTTTGAGCCAGTCTGTTACCTTCCAATTTTTATCTTTCACTCGGTTGTcccattcacaaataaaacacgACATTTTTGTGTAGCCAAATTGTTTACAAAGTACTTATAAATCCCCAAAAATTATTCTAGAATGTTTTTCACAGTTCATATATTTCAGCAGAGCTTTGAGATTTTCATATATCTTCTTGAGATGTACTGAATGTACAATGAGTATTCCAAACAAATTTCTATTATGCAAAAGTACACCTTTGAGGCTACATTTTGACGAATAACCTCCACTGACTTGGATTATAAGTGAcattaaagaaattcaataaaccCTCAATATCATAACAGAAAACCATAAAGtcttctttaaagaattttattaattccttctctctctttcctgtttagcctccggtaattaccattcagataatacttcagtggatgaatgaggatgatcatgtatgagtgtaaatgaagtacagtttcagttcaactattcctgagatgtgtggttaattgaaacccaatcaccaaagaacaccgatatccacaatctagtattcaaatccatgtaaaaataacagactttacaaggacttgaacactggaactctcgacttccaaatcagctgatttgggaagacgcgttcaccactagtgcAACCCGGTGGGTCTTCTCTCTGGTCCTATACCAAGAGAATGAAACTCCTGGTAGTAGAGGATTTTTTGCTTTCAGTCTTAACCAAAGCAATTGGTCAGCTTCTTTTGTCAGATTCCAGTCATGAgttaaatcattaagttcatttTGACAGAATAATTTTGGTGCAAAATCTTCTTCTTCAGACTTGTAATCATCAGCATTATTGCATCATTTTTGTTAaccatacaaaaataacaattgttaGCATGATTTTGTGGCTCCGTCCAAACCATTGGGATTGCAAACACCATTTTCCACAGTCTCAGCCCCTCAAAGCATGTATATACATACCTTGTTGAGTTCCCAACTTTTGTCTTCATCACCAAGCCTCATGCCAAAGTATGCATAATAGACATTTCTACAGAAACTACATATGACAGCACAAATATAACCTCACAGCACTAGCATGTCAACAATGAACTACATTTTCCCGCCTAACAGCCACCTGGGTGTAAAAAGTGCAATCCCTCTTACCCTTCTAATAAAAGTTCCCTTTGTGgaatttacgtttaaataaaaaatgagttcaCTTGATAGAAAAAACTTATTACAGATCTGAAATCAacgcaaaaaaatactttaggaaCATGTAAAATTACAGAATCATAGAAAATCATGTTGCAGTATTATCAGagctaaaagattatttttcaggGAAGAGGATTAACTGAATGCAATTCTTTAGCCATGTCTTTTACCAGAGATAATTTTCTGTTGCTATTTTGGAACCTACACTTCAGCAGTGACGAGAGCACTGATTGTgacatttttatgataatttcataactttttttatttgtattttttcttcaacatttttatatctttgtacagtttgtttttatataattttataacattacatgtatagaaaattcaataaatgtataattacaaaaatattgttcatattaACCAAAATAAAGTATAGCATTAagatctcatttttatttcacaGGCTAATTGCGGATATCCTCAATGCTGAGGTCTCATCTAGGCCCGTAAAAGCTTAATGCAGATATATCTGCCTACATTTTTTACACTacaaactcaacaaaaaaattatcactgaCTTTAAGATTATATGTACTAAATTCTTACTTATATGTACTATTAAGCAAGATatcaccaaaacaaaaagatttttgcacctactacaaaaaaaatgcttcagtGTGGCTGCATAGATAATGGCTAGAATATTAAGCCTGCCTGTGAagggttaaataaaattacagattgaaaatgttatttttcatttaacaagctaacaaaatttaacttaaaacatatttttttttatctacaagaatgaatcaaatataaaccagaatttctGTTGTCGTTGATGCACAGGTAATGGAGAGGGGCTTGGCTTGTCAGTGTTGTACATAGGGATGCGTAGAGGGGAATCCCACTCTTAGAAAGACAGTATCACAATGTTAGAGTAGGAGGTATCATCACACCTTGTACaacatactattattaaatttctcacgGCAGAGGGTGTGAAACTGCAATTCCTGCAATGAAATTTGGGTGCACCATTACACCCCAGAATCAATATAGGCAAGTATGGCGTGGTGAATAAAGGGAGAAACTGCACTCATTAAAGCCAAAACTCGACTGTCAGCTGGAAAGGTTCTGgccacagtattttttaatttcaaaggagTTTTTGCATGTTGATTTTCTCCATGCACATCGTACATACCATAGCCAACTTTTAGACAAAGTAAAACTTACATATCGTCAGAAAAGATGTCAATTTCCAATCCAAGATGTCACTGtgcttcatgacaatgctcagccccatactgcagctcaaattcaagaaaaaattgcatcttTATTCTGGAGTACACTGGAGAGAACCTTCCATACAGTCCAGACTTACAGCCCTACGATTATCATTTTTTTGGGCCACTAAAAGAAGCACTTGGAGGATAGAAATTTGATGACAATGCTGTTGTTGAAGTGTTCGTGCACAATTTCTTAATGTTATGCTCACCTTCATTTTACAATAGTGGGATCAAAAAGCTACCTATCCCCTGGGAAAAATATGTTTCCAAAAgaggaaattatgtagaaaaataatattgcgagtatatatttttattatccttcaataaattatttttaaaaatttcggcttatatttgattcaccttcgtattaataattcttgatttgcatatcattatttaaaggaatttttaacatCTCCCATGAACCCACACATGATAATGTCaacaacaattaaatattatagcaCGCACACACAGACGGATTACACATGTAGCAGATTACATatgtaaagaaagaaagacaTTTGACCAAGAATATGGTCAAATATATAGgtcaatatatatacacacacacatacaaatatatacacacagaattttaattttactcttgtgaagaatttataaaatttcaaaaactacttaaaaaattatttaatcagctTGTTTTACAAACCAAATATTAGTTTAAGAGCAACCACTTATCACAAATTAAATTACCTGACCAAATACAGATTTTGATCagtaaatgaaatgaatagcATTATTTCAAACAGtaacaaatgattaaatatttaaaaaaccaatgaacattgtaataattaaaaactcacAAACCTATGACAGCTAAGTTACAATGCACATAGTAATATCACATGGAATATAAAAATCCAAACATtggtattactttaaaaaaatttttcattctgttaatgGTCATGACAGCATTCTGTGTTGCAGTGTTCATGCAAAAACCTATTAACAAGCTGATGTTGATTACCGATTCTGTTAAAACTTCATAACATGAAATAACTACAATCAGCCACTCAATACCACTACTGTATCACATACATTCATAAATCAGACAATCTTAAGTTCTTCACACAGAAAAAACTATGGAAGGTGATAATATTGCCATGTGATAATCAATTAAATTCACCAGTTCACCAGGCATCTATAAAATAACTACCTGAAAATTGGGTAACTATGatcaagaaaagttaaaatattatatattgtgaaGATTACTATGCATTCCCCTCTTAATTGCCAAATTTCATTGAATATTCCCATTATTTCTGAAAAGAGGGGTTGAGCAAATTTGCTTGAAACCAGTAAATCAGAGAGCACACAAAGGTTAGTTAGTAAGAACACTtaagcaatatttaataaaaacagattgtaaaaaaaatatacatataaatatttctttacataatcTAGTATATAATACTGCCAGAACCTTAATACACTATGAACTACAAACCCTTAAATTAAGGccctttaatttttaacatagtattttacatgatattttttcttttgtacaaaTAAACACTGTAATagacagtatttatattttattgaccaGAGCTTTCAACACTGTATGCTGTAAGCTTTTAATTCATAAGCTGATCTAAACATCTATCACAGTTTGGTTACATTCCTTCCAATGAGTAAACAAACAGCTAAGAGTTTAAAACAATTAGATACTTTTACATATCATATAACTCTGGAAATGTATAAAGAATTTTCTTAGGGAAGACTGAGCCTATTATTAGGAGGCTCTTTTATGtctgaagaaaaactgatttattatagTAGTTTAATAATCGGCAAGTACATCAATAATAAGCATGATAATCCTGGATTAAAGATAATCTGATCTCAGTGAGAAATGTGAGCAGGATGAGCAACAGTTTTGAAAACTCTGAACCATTACTTACAGTGGATTTGTTAGCTTCATTTAGCCATCTGAGGATAAACTCTCCCTTTCACACTTACCACCTATTTTTCCCCTTAACCTTGAGCCTTTTAACAGAATATCCAGATAGTTCTGAAGTCAAAAGCATATTGGTGTTGTGGATAATAGGAGCAATATACTATGGGCCCATCAAGATCTGTATTTCTTACCTTATGGCTATACaaaatgcttaactgtggactcaaATTCttgcattataataaaatatccatCTGCTAGCATATAAATGGACTGGTACATcccatatttataataatcatcaATTCTTTTATCTTGAACATACATagagaaaattgtataaaataatacaatggaGAATAAAGACTTGGTTATGAATAAATCACTAAAAATGATCACtaccaaaaaatttcataattaaaacacccttacaattaaaaaatactaataactcAAAGTGTATGCTGACAAGGGGAAAAGTAGAAATGTTGAAATGTGGCAGAACATAATAACTAAGCAATCCACATACAGCAAACCTTGAATTAAAGAGGGTATAATATAACTTTATGAATAAAACCTAAAGCCATTGAACTCCCCAGAATAAaagcagaatatttaaaaaaatattatacttactaattttaactgttaatattaCATGGTTATCTAGATCTAAATAAAGACAGACCCCCCTCCCCCAACCACAGAATTTAACTAAAATGAAACAGACATGTAAA comes from Lycorma delicatula isolate Av1 chromosome 3, ASM4794821v1, whole genome shotgun sequence and encodes:
- the LOC142322056 gene encoding uncharacterized protein LOC142322056 isoform X1, giving the protein MPYFYGVRMVGTKFLVQWEEHPTHLATRLGYLLEHQSLVDVTLMCNTHTLKVHRSVLAACSPYFESVLQRQLGNQPLIVLKDMKFSVLKSLVEFMYCGETSVTEENLNPLMEAAKFFEVKGLSSMTKEAIGERSSTPLQSPVSSINGITPSGRGGRRPGAGRGRRPAAVPVTQAPLTNPPTESAQILLSLSGNPAQSLQTVNRNVRINPNSRISKVFTQDNNIVEAHKPYIRNGSLSAGDAGSRPVRGGYEPRRRGRRRNPANIAYNRTNLAYKDSEASRIAVENLQKEMDGQCDQKDRSVIDSKQTIIWNTNNVDKSPLLASLLSKAENFGSKIKTENEDSNTCENSIMGDGETLVYQVDGDTIQGNNMKYLEALKEAGLPTDVPILIDNGDGNYITLTEDVLMNVMEGKEEFQFQVTEGTLEGHEVGEGVVLQDGSIVMERKRNNDSLMPYGEKKENALGVRQFVVKEMQATKSDEEDLATVLSESVKKDCNKNGGKMSVQEIINEAVLESLKSDNKESEMDPDAVVLFEVTENSKVEKYVVSSKEVNVLKALNEQIVQRKKHLQDVKKTPLSPVGVIGGNTKIAEVKLTIGKSKSTKSILSQVLECAQEKLKQSNRAFKGPENIEKRDIIKGQSQLVELEFIDGNGEKIEGYQVEGTMITDKQFEEMNAHHSDNSTSKDDDVMHLLTLDNELSESDRIDENNIEGETSMDLVDATDRGKEVCMSHEKSDILEESYNEVVEGMETFEIDKGKREDGSLCMESTEHLNVNRVQNLVENDVQNLDDDTEVQNEGRSDAEHDISLNEDECKEMSVEQALEAMMGVDEAMLMKEDSNIDVEREDSSNTDTLEGHSNINGVEREHINVDVGREHCNVDVPGEGDSNIVVVETEDANIDTLERDGGHINVIERDNNLDIIGREASQPDIMQSELNEVEAVADCVPVDMPVVVTSESIIEEEEEEPVIENHSTEFHEYINEKTDVPMSKNNEVVIMEPVEEMMLGSLQNEEERKRDLLNDVLVSQDVKEVSEDDNVSSPTKDVPFAVGLLPLKTALEKIQTITEHQPRKTRSASMSKEDISVPKRRSSLGSNPHEPVDKKIKISEISDGSVCVSSEQIELCTEEVELCCDTSS
- the LOC142322056 gene encoding uncharacterized protein LOC142322056 isoform X2, with protein sequence MVGTKFLVQWEEHPTHLATRLGYLLEHQSLVDVTLMCNTHTLKVHRSVLAACSPYFESVLQRQLGNQPLIVLKDMKFSVLKSLVEFMYCGETSVTEENLNPLMEAAKFFEVKGLSSMTKEAIGERSSTPLQSPVSSINGITPSGRGGRRPGAGRGRRPAAVPVTQAPLTNPPTESAQILLSLSGNPAQSLQTVNRNVRINPNSRISKVFTQDNNIVEAHKPYIRNGSLSAGDAGSRPVRGGYEPRRRGRRRNPANIAYNRTNLAYKDSEASRIAVENLQKEMDGQCDQKDRSVIDSKQTIIWNTNNVDKSPLLASLLSKAENFGSKIKTENEDSNTCENSIMGDGETLVYQVDGDTIQGNNMKYLEALKEAGLPTDVPILIDNGDGNYITLTEDVLMNVMEGKEEFQFQVTEGTLEGHEVGEGVVLQDGSIVMERKRNNDSLMPYGEKKENALGVRQFVVKEMQATKSDEEDLATVLSESVKKDCNKNGGKMSVQEIINEAVLESLKSDNKESEMDPDAVVLFEVTENSKVEKYVVSSKEVNVLKALNEQIVQRKKHLQDVKKTPLSPVGVIGGNTKIAEVKLTIGKSKSTKSILSQVLECAQEKLKQSNRAFKGPENIEKRDIIKGQSQLVELEFIDGNGEKIEGYQVEGTMITDKQFEEMNAHHSDNSTSKDDDVMHLLTLDNELSESDRIDENNIEGETSMDLVDATDRGKEVCMSHEKSDILEESYNEVVEGMETFEIDKGKREDGSLCMESTEHLNVNRVQNLVENDVQNLDDDTEVQNEGRSDAEHDISLNEDECKEMSVEQALEAMMGVDEAMLMKEDSNIDVEREDSSNTDTLEGHSNINGVEREHINVDVGREHCNVDVPGEGDSNIVVVETEDANIDTLERDGGHINVIERDNNLDIIGREASQPDIMQSELNEVEAVADCVPVDMPVVVTSESIIEEEEEEPVIENHSTEFHEYINEKTDVPMSKNNEVVIMEPVEEMMLGSLQNEEERKRDLLNDVLVSQDVKEVSEDDNVSSPTKDVPFAVGLLPLKTALEKIQTITEHQPRKTRSASMSKEDISVPKRRSSLGSNPHEPVDKKIKISEISDGSVCVSSEQIELCTEEVELCCDTSS